The Cellulomonas sp. P24 genome contains a region encoding:
- a CDS encoding carbohydrate ABC transporter permease, with protein MQKRSTLIRGRREEDVVARFTTESRRRALSARRLRRGGLALALVAPAVLAYVIFVIRPIAMTVQYSFYKWDGITPSTWVGLSNYVEIFHNPELSGSIINAFELIVFFSLFPVALGLFTANAIRGFATSKLAVVSRTVLFLPQIIPLVAAGIMWSWQLSTDGMVNQLLRLVGLGGVARAWLGDFSTALPAVGVIGAWVLFGLCMLLLLAGMTKIDPSLYEAARVDGAGPFREFFAITLPSLRQEIVVCLTVTVISALASFDIVYIATQGGPGNSTLVPGLEIYYLAFFQREVGMASALAVALMVLVLAVVLPLQWINREGTS; from the coding sequence ATGCAGAAGCGGTCGACACTGATCCGGGGTCGCCGCGAGGAAGACGTCGTTGCTCGATTCACCACGGAGAGCAGGCGCCGCGCACTCAGCGCGCGGCGCCTGCGCCGTGGCGGGCTGGCACTGGCCCTCGTGGCGCCGGCGGTCCTGGCGTACGTGATCTTCGTGATCCGCCCCATCGCCATGACGGTGCAGTACTCGTTCTACAAGTGGGACGGCATCACCCCGTCCACCTGGGTGGGACTGTCCAACTACGTGGAGATCTTCCACAACCCGGAGCTCTCCGGCTCGATCATCAACGCCTTCGAGCTCATCGTCTTCTTCAGCCTCTTCCCGGTGGCGCTCGGCCTGTTCACCGCGAACGCGATCCGGGGCTTCGCGACGAGCAAGCTCGCCGTGGTCTCCCGCACGGTGCTGTTCCTGCCGCAGATCATCCCGCTCGTCGCGGCCGGCATCATGTGGAGCTGGCAGCTGTCCACCGACGGCATGGTCAACCAGCTGTTGCGGCTCGTCGGGCTCGGCGGGGTCGCCCGCGCATGGCTCGGCGACTTCTCCACCGCTCTGCCCGCCGTCGGGGTGATCGGCGCCTGGGTGCTGTTCGGGCTGTGCATGCTCCTCCTTCTGGCGGGGATGACGAAGATCGACCCGTCGCTCTACGAGGCGGCGCGCGTCGACGGGGCCGGTCCGTTCCGGGAGTTCTTCGCCATCACGCTGCCGAGCCTGCGGCAGGAGATCGTCGTGTGCCTGACCGTGACCGTGATCTCGGCGCTGGCCAGCTTCGACATCGTCTACATCGCGACGCAGGGCGGTCCGGGCAACAGCACGCTCGTCCCCGGGCTGGAGATCTACTACCTCGCGTTCTTCCAGCGGGAGGTCGGCATGGCGTCGGCGCTCGCCGTGGCCCTGATGGTGCTCGTCCTGGCGGTCGTCCTGCCGCTGCAGTGGATCAACCGGGAAGGTACGTCGTGA